One window of Nostoc sp. C052 genomic DNA carries:
- a CDS encoding helix-turn-helix transcriptional regulator, protein MQVKRVVEVIQDFPDIGKRIKQARERDERSLSQICREAGISRAYWYQLEAENLRAPATEGIIRKIEAVLSVDLGVKFNG, encoded by the coding sequence GTGCAAGTTAAGCGAGTAGTGGAAGTGATACAGGACTTTCCAGATATTGGAAAGCGGATAAAGCAGGCGAGGGAGAGAGATGAACGCTCTCTCTCGCAAATCTGTCGGGAGGCTGGCATTAGTCGCGCCTACTGGTATCAATTAGAAGCTGAAAATTTAAGAGCACCTGCGACAGAAGGAATCATTCGTAAGATTGAAGCAGTCCTAAGTGTTGACTTAGGGGTAAAATTTAATGGATAA
- a CDS encoding NADAR family protein, with protein MTIYFYSTREEYGCFSNFSPHGFELDGLYWSTSEHYFQAQKFVGTPHVEKIRLVKTPKDAAKMGRERTRPLRQDWENVKDDIMQQAVLCKFQTHPDIRNILLSTGNAEIVENSPIDFYWGCGADGSGKNMLGKILMEVREILHHTYSADVDNRNCK; from the coding sequence GTGACAATCTACTTTTATAGTACTCGTGAAGAATATGGTTGTTTCTCCAATTTTTCCCCCCACGGCTTTGAATTAGATGGATTGTATTGGTCAACTAGCGAACACTACTTTCAAGCGCAAAAGTTTGTGGGTACGCCTCATGTAGAAAAAATCCGCCTAGTTAAAACACCCAAAGATGCAGCAAAAATGGGGCGTGAGAGAACCCGTCCTCTACGTCAAGATTGGGAAAATGTTAAAGATGACATTATGCAGCAAGCTGTACTGTGTAAATTTCAAACTCATCCAGATATTAGGAATATTTTACTTTCCACAGGCAATGCAGAAATTGTTGAGAACTCCCCTATTGATTTTTACTGGGGTTGTGGAGCCGATGGTAGTGGGAAAAATATGCTAGGAAAAATTTTAATGGAGGTGCGAGAGATCCTGCACCATACATACAGTGCAGATGTTGATAATAGAAATTGTAAATAA
- a CDS encoding GNAT family N-acetyltransferase, whose product MYVEVLSASIDEKPLIQQMMELYQYDFSEFENKDLNEHGYFGYPYLDYYWIESESASHRLRERYPFIVRVGEKLAGFVLVNHYTYIPGSQYSIAEFFILRKYRQQGIGKNVAFQTFDRFCGKWEIHQIATNVVAQKFWCRVIAEYTAGKFTETVMEVDDWRGTVQCFDNTDSVQ is encoded by the coding sequence ATGTATGTGGAAGTTTTATCAGCTTCAATAGACGAAAAACCACTCATCCAGCAGATGATGGAGCTTTACCAATATGACTTTTCAGAGTTTGAAAACAAGGATCTTAATGAGCATGGTTACTTTGGCTATCCATACCTAGATTACTACTGGATTGAGAGCGAGAGTGCTTCGCACAGGCTTCGCGAACGCTACCCTTTCATTGTGCGGGTTGGGGAAAAGCTTGCCGGATTCGTTTTGGTGAATCACTACACTTACATTCCAGGCAGTCAGTATTCAATCGCAGAGTTCTTTATCTTACGAAAGTACAGACAACAAGGAATTGGTAAAAATGTTGCCTTTCAAACCTTTGATCGATTCTGCGGGAAATGGGAAATCCATCAGATAGCCACAAATGTCGTTGCTCAAAAATTCTGGTGTCGTGTGATTGCAGAATACACAGCCGGAAAATTTACAGAAACGGTAATGGAGGTTGACGATTGGCGAGGAACGGTGCAGTGCTTCGACAATACTGATAGCGTGCAGTAG
- a CDS encoding efflux RND transporter periplasmic adaptor subunit — protein sequence MATHIEIPVIGKVKYPLRWLIGLMAGSVLVVGTVTTYTLINQGANKEDIAELTVPVTAQNVTLRITASGKVVPVKSVNISPKNPGVLSQLYVEQGDRIQQGQILARMDSASIEAQRSQYRANLAQSQAQLAEALAGSRPQEIAQSKARLAQSQAQLAAAKAGNRPQEIAQSQSQVDAAQAKVNYTNEQVKRYQYLYQEGAEKKQLLDQAISDDKSARANLEEAKKRLSLVKSGTRTEEVDQRQAAVNEARAALVLLQDGTRSEEIAQRQAAVASAEAQLKGVQVQLEDTIIRAPLSGIVTQKYAEPGAFVTPTTSASTSASATSSSIVAVARGLEILAQVPEADIGRIKSGQQVEIVADAYPDQVFKGHVRLIAPEAVVEQGVTSFQVRIALDTGTDKLRSGLNVDLTFLGDRVNNALVLPTVSIVTEKGKTGVLIPDAKNKPQFREITVGAQIQDQTQILGGVQAGDRIFVNPPKDYKIEKAKEKQNK from the coding sequence ATGGCTACTCACATAGAAATTCCAGTTATTGGCAAAGTTAAGTATCCATTACGCTGGCTGATTGGGCTGATGGCAGGGAGTGTGTTGGTTGTGGGTACAGTAACAACTTACACCTTGATCAATCAAGGGGCAAACAAAGAAGATATTGCTGAATTAACTGTTCCAGTTACAGCACAAAACGTGACATTGCGGATTACAGCTAGTGGTAAAGTTGTGCCAGTTAAAAGCGTAAATATTAGCCCGAAGAACCCTGGAGTGCTATCGCAATTATATGTAGAACAAGGCGATCGCATTCAACAAGGGCAAATTCTCGCCCGTATGGATAGTGCAAGTATTGAAGCCCAAAGGAGTCAATATCGTGCCAATTTAGCCCAAAGTCAAGCTCAATTAGCCGAAGCCCTTGCTGGTAGTCGTCCTCAAGAAATCGCTCAATCAAAGGCGCGGTTAGCACAATCTCAAGCCCAGTTAGCCGCAGCTAAGGCTGGTAATCGTCCCCAAGAGATTGCTCAATCTCAATCGCAAGTGGATGCGGCTCAAGCAAAGGTGAATTACACCAATGAACAGGTAAAACGTTATCAATATCTATATCAAGAGGGAGCAGAGAAAAAACAATTACTCGATCAAGCCATCAGTGACGACAAAAGTGCTAGAGCCAATTTAGAAGAAGCTAAAAAACGATTGTCGTTAGTTAAAAGTGGCACTCGGACTGAGGAAGTTGACCAACGCCAAGCCGCTGTTAACGAAGCACGAGCCGCATTAGTTCTGTTGCAAGATGGCACTCGTTCTGAAGAAATTGCCCAGCGTCAAGCCGCCGTTGCATCTGCTGAGGCTCAATTGAAGGGTGTACAAGTGCAGTTAGAAGATACTATTATTCGCGCTCCTCTGTCGGGAATTGTTACCCAAAAGTATGCAGAACCAGGTGCGTTTGTCACACCCACAACTTCTGCTTCTACTAGTGCATCGGCAACTTCTAGTTCAATTGTTGCCGTAGCCAGAGGTTTAGAAATATTAGCTCAAGTTCCCGAAGCCGATATTGGCAGAATTAAATCGGGACAGCAGGTAGAAATTGTCGCTGATGCTTATCCCGATCAAGTTTTTAAAGGTCATGTGCGCCTGATTGCTCCCGAAGCAGTGGTGGAACAAGGTGTAACATCCTTCCAGGTGCGGATTGCTCTTGATACTGGCACAGATAAACTACGTTCTGGCTTAAATGTGGATCTGACTTTTTTAGGCGATCGCGTTAATAATGCTTTAGTGTTACCAACGGTGTCAATCGTCACCGAAAAGGGTAAAACGGGTGTACTCATCCCCGATGCCAAGAATAAACCCCAGTTTCGTGAAATTACAGTCGGGGCACAAATCCAAGACCAAACTCAGATTTTAGGGGGTGTTCAAGCAGGCGATCGCATATTTGTGAACCCACCCAAAGACTACAAAATCGAAAAGGCCAAAGAGAAACAGAATAAATAA
- a CDS encoding phosphoribosyltransferase, with protein sequence MSHTPLFADRTHAGELLAQVIHDVLTQQTIDSGVKPVPIVYALPRGGIPVAAPIARLLDCPLTIVVAKKISHPENPELAIGAVTTSGNVLWADQKLLRLKHDERWREVALNKAINQAKSLEAQLISACPQFNARDATLILVDDGIATGMTIAVAAIALKALSPAAVWLCTPVAPQKLLPWLEQWGDRIIILETPEPFWSVSNFYVEFPQVDTLEVLACLQQQKTMREN encoded by the coding sequence ATGTCACATACCCCACTTTTCGCCGATCGCACCCATGCAGGTGAGTTATTGGCGCAAGTGATTCATGATGTTTTGACTCAGCAAACTATTGATTCTGGGGTAAAGCCCGTACCAATTGTTTATGCTTTGCCAAGAGGGGGTATACCAGTAGCAGCGCCAATAGCACGTCTTTTGGATTGTCCATTGACGATTGTTGTGGCGAAAAAGATTAGCCATCCAGAAAATCCAGAGTTAGCAATTGGTGCAGTAACTACTTCGGGAAATGTTCTTTGGGCCGATCAAAAGCTACTTCGCCTTAAACATGATGAGCGATGGCGGGAAGTGGCTTTAAATAAAGCGATAAACCAAGCTAAGTCTCTTGAAGCTCAATTAATTTCTGCTTGTCCGCAGTTCAATGCACGGGATGCCACGCTGATCTTAGTTGATGATGGTATTGCTACAGGTATGACAATCGCGGTAGCGGCAATTGCCCTGAAAGCGCTTTCTCCAGCAGCAGTTTGGCTGTGTACTCCAGTAGCGCCACAAAAACTGCTACCCTGGTTAGAGCAGTGGGGCGATCGCATAATCATCTTGGAAACACCGGAACCCTTTTGGAGTGTGAGTAATTTTTACGTGGAATTTCCCCAAGTGGATACATTAGAAGTTCTCGCATGTCTCCAGCAACAAAAGACAATGAGAGAGAATTGA
- a CDS encoding ATP-binding cassette domain-containing protein, translating into MAAVELENLSKTFTLSRGWGRNRTHKEIVAVDGISLNVPDGQAIAFIGPNGAGKSTTIKMLTGILQPTSGTARLLGLNPWRNRRELAYQIGVVFGQRSQLWYHLPPRDTLELLARIYNLNRQEYIKRRDQLVERFELNPFWNTPVRKLSLGQRMRAEVAASLLHAPKVLFLDEPTIGLDVIARQELRDLIREWNRDEGVTVFLTSHDAGDIEQVAQRVVVINHGRVVLDDKVSAMRRQYLGSKIISVKFHTFPAQISLPGVTQLKTGEYGLKLEVNTRITSIETVMTQILQAGSVADIAIEDPPLEEVIAHIYAQAAS; encoded by the coding sequence ATGGCAGCCGTAGAACTGGAAAATTTATCCAAGACGTTTACTCTGAGTAGGGGTTGGGGACGCAACCGCACTCACAAAGAGATTGTCGCCGTAGATGGCATTAGTTTGAACGTTCCAGATGGTCAAGCGATCGCCTTCATTGGCCCCAATGGCGCGGGGAAGTCCACTACAATCAAGATGCTGACAGGGATACTACAACCGACATCTGGTACAGCCAGGTTATTGGGATTAAACCCTTGGCGAAATCGGCGTGAACTAGCGTATCAGATTGGGGTGGTGTTTGGACAGCGATCGCAGCTATGGTATCATCTACCTCCCCGCGATACCTTAGAGTTACTGGCGCGAATCTATAATCTTAATCGGCAAGAATATATTAAACGTCGTGACCAACTAGTTGAGCGTTTTGAACTCAACCCGTTTTGGAATACCCCAGTACGTAAATTGTCTTTAGGTCAGCGGATGCGAGCAGAAGTAGCAGCCAGCTTACTTCATGCACCTAAAGTACTATTCCTTGACGAACCCACAATTGGACTAGATGTAATTGCTCGTCAGGAATTACGCGACCTCATCCGGGAGTGGAACCGCGATGAGGGAGTAACAGTGTTTCTCACTAGCCACGATGCAGGCGACATTGAACAAGTAGCGCAGCGAGTCGTAGTAATTAATCACGGGCGCGTAGTACTTGATGACAAAGTTTCGGCAATGCGTCGCCAATACCTTGGCTCAAAGATTATCAGCGTCAAATTTCATACCTTCCCCGCCCAAATCAGCCTCCCAGGAGTGACACAACTCAAAACGGGCGAATATGGACTCAAGCTGGAGGTTAATACCCGCATCACATCAATTGAAACCGTGATGACTCAAATTCTCCAGGCGGGTTCGGTGGCTGATATAGCGATTGAAGACCCACCGCTAGAAGAGGTAATTGCACACATTTATGCTCAGGCAGCCTCATAA
- a CDS encoding tetratricopeptide repeat protein, translating into MKRNTITHEFDSGSQAEILPPQESDDHSSESSKLLRQGIQQQQAGELITAMKSLQQSLALFQAAGDLQKQAQALSFLGLVTYSAGDYKGAISYSQQCLSLLNNTSDLTLQMQALSHLGNAYRHLNDHEKAIEFLEKCLKITQHLQDKRSQVAALNNLGLVYKAWGKFTQAIEYQQQSLEIVRELKDNWGEEQVLKNLGNAWYALSDYPKAIAYYEQCVVIARSLKHVRSASQVLKNLGHACYTLGDYAKAIQYNEERLQLAKEIQDQRSEEQSLGSLVIACEALGDYHKAIIYYEERLLLARNIKDRRSEEQTLARLNAAYKALGDYAKAMEYQQGTSSNNL; encoded by the coding sequence GTGAAGCGTAATACAATTACCCATGAATTTGACTCTGGTTCACAAGCAGAAATACTACCTCCACAGGAAAGTGATGACCATTCATCAGAAAGTTCCAAGCTATTAAGGCAAGGAATTCAACAACAGCAGGCTGGTGAATTAATAACGGCCATGAAGTCTTTACAACAATCCTTGGCACTGTTTCAGGCAGCGGGGGATTTGCAAAAACAGGCACAGGCACTTTCTTTTTTAGGATTGGTAACTTACAGCGCTGGAGACTACAAAGGTGCTATTTCCTATTCCCAACAGTGTTTGTCTTTGCTTAATAACACCTCAGATTTAACATTGCAAATGCAAGCACTTTCCCATTTAGGTAATGCCTACCGTCACCTGAATGATCATGAAAAGGCAATTGAGTTTCTAGAAAAGTGTTTGAAAATAACGCAACATCTGCAAGATAAACGCAGTCAAGTGGCAGCACTGAATAACTTGGGATTGGTTTATAAAGCTTGGGGCAAATTTACACAGGCAATTGAGTATCAGCAGCAAAGCCTAGAGATTGTGCGGGAACTTAAAGATAATTGGGGGGAGGAACAGGTACTCAAAAATTTGGGTAATGCTTGGTATGCTTTGAGCGATTACCCAAAAGCGATCGCCTATTATGAGCAATGTGTAGTTATAGCACGCTCCTTAAAACATGTTCGCAGTGCTTCTCAGGTGCTAAAGAATCTGGGTCATGCTTGTTATACATTAGGTGATTATGCCAAAGCCATTCAGTATAATGAAGAGCGGTTGCAATTAGCCAAAGAAATTCAAGACCAGCGTAGCGAGGAACAGTCTTTAGGTAGTTTAGTAATTGCTTGTGAAGCTTTGGGTGACTATCACAAAGCAATTATATATTATGAAGAACGTTTGCTCTTAGCTAGGAATATCAAAGATCGTCGCAGTGAAGAACAAACTCTTGCTCGTCTTAATGCTGCTTATAAAGCCTTGGGTGATTATGCCAAAGCTATGGAATACCAGCAGGGAACATCTTCAAATAATTTGTAA
- a CDS encoding ABC-2 family transporter protein, with product MNKYTWIGWTAARSNLAYLGEVASRGIFLFVILYIFLQLWRVTYAETDAEQLGGLTLAQMLWYLGITESIVLSSPQVALEVDEDVRTGALAVQLIRPLSYPLYRLWTTLGERTVRFGLNVAIASLVALLFVGTIPLNLGGILLFVVALPLAFVLDFLATFLVGLGAFWLENTTGLMLIYSRLTMILGGMLIPLELLPETWQPVLQALPFASILYGPARLFVHPDLAFAGQLLVRQAVAIGVLTLLVGFVYRTAVKRIHAHGG from the coding sequence GTGAACAAATATACCTGGATTGGCTGGACGGCAGCTCGCTCCAACCTGGCTTATTTGGGAGAAGTTGCTTCCAGAGGAATTTTTTTGTTTGTCATTCTCTACATCTTTTTACAACTGTGGCGTGTCACCTATGCCGAGACGGATGCTGAACAGTTGGGAGGTTTAACACTGGCTCAGATGCTTTGGTATCTGGGTATCACTGAGTCTATTGTCCTCTCCAGCCCCCAAGTTGCTTTAGAGGTAGACGAGGATGTACGGACAGGAGCGCTGGCAGTGCAACTAATACGCCCTCTATCCTATCCTTTGTATCGCCTGTGGACTACTTTGGGAGAGCGGACAGTACGCTTTGGGTTGAATGTTGCGATCGCATCCTTAGTTGCATTACTATTTGTCGGCACAATTCCTCTAAATTTAGGAGGAATTTTATTATTCGTAGTGGCGCTACCACTGGCATTTGTACTAGATTTTTTGGCAACCTTCTTAGTGGGCTTAGGAGCTTTCTGGCTGGAAAATACCACCGGACTAATGCTCATTTACTCTCGGTTGACGATGATTTTGGGTGGGATGCTGATTCCCTTGGAACTACTACCAGAAACCTGGCAGCCAGTACTACAAGCTCTACCCTTTGCCAGTATTTTGTATGGCCCAGCGCGTTTATTTGTGCATCCAGACCTAGCTTTTGCCGGTCAATTGTTAGTGCGGCAGGCAGTTGCTATCGGTGTGCTGACTCTCTTAGTAGGCTTTGTGTACCGCACGGCAGTTAAACGTATCCACGCACATGGAGGTTGA
- a CDS encoding uracil-DNA glycosylase family protein has protein sequence MSSETQLSLFDDSTSFNQRELIPTDAKIPITAGTYASITELTQHCDRCHRCPLGDTRIHTVVGRGNLKAPIMVIGEAPGQNEDETGLPFVGRSGQLLEKILASVNLTTEDDVYIANINKCRPPDNRVPTPIEVAACLPYLLEQIRLVDPKIILLTGATAVKGITGDKRGITKIRGQWLEWEGRLCMPIFHPSYLLRNPSKERGAPKWLMWQDIQAVRAKLDEIKNNS, from the coding sequence ATGAGCAGCGAAACCCAACTCAGCCTTTTTGACGACTCAACCTCCTTTAACCAACGAGAACTGATTCCGACAGACGCGAAAATTCCCATCACTGCCGGAACTTATGCCAGCATCACAGAGTTGACACAACATTGCGATCGCTGTCACCGTTGTCCATTAGGAGACACTCGAATTCATACTGTTGTCGGACGTGGCAATCTCAAAGCCCCAATTATGGTTATCGGAGAAGCGCCAGGTCAAAATGAAGATGAAACCGGTTTACCATTTGTAGGCAGATCGGGGCAGTTGTTAGAAAAAATTCTCGCCTCTGTGAATCTGACTACTGAAGATGATGTATACATTGCCAATATCAACAAATGTCGCCCACCAGATAATAGAGTTCCCACTCCTATAGAAGTGGCGGCTTGTCTACCCTACCTACTAGAACAAATTCGCTTAGTTGACCCCAAAATAATCTTGTTAACAGGTGCAACAGCTGTCAAAGGTATCACTGGAGATAAGCGGGGGATTACAAAAATTCGCGGACAATGGCTGGAGTGGGAAGGGCGTTTATGTATGCCAATTTTTCATCCTTCCTACTTGCTGCGTAATCCTTCTAAAGAAAGAGGTGCGCCGAAATGGTTGATGTGGCAGGATATTCAAGCAGTGCGTGCCAAGTTAGACGAAATTAAAAATAACAGCTAA
- a CDS encoding ABC transporter permease — translation MFWRLLSYLQLAGAYIRLNLNAHLEYRGAFLTQVIAMVLNNLVWVTFWGLFFTRFPVLRGWTVQDVVTLWAIAATGFGLANTICGNAMQLTSLIVQGQLDVWMLYPRALLPHLLLGRMNATSWGDMLFGYGVYLFFVKPDAVHLALFTGLTVSVATLFVGFNILTGSLSFYLGNSEGLTQQWRNAMLTFSTYPATLFEGTVKLLLYTLIPAGFVTYLPIEALRSLSLIHAFLAVAGSTTVLLVGAGVFYHGLRCYSSGNLMQMRG, via the coding sequence ATGTTTTGGCGTTTACTTTCCTACCTACAATTAGCTGGCGCTTATATTCGCCTCAATCTGAACGCTCACTTAGAATATCGCGGTGCATTCCTGACGCAAGTAATAGCGATGGTACTGAATAATCTAGTGTGGGTGACATTTTGGGGGCTATTTTTCACACGCTTTCCAGTGCTACGCGGCTGGACGGTACAGGATGTAGTTACTCTCTGGGCGATCGCCGCAACAGGATTTGGTCTAGCTAATACTATCTGCGGTAACGCTATGCAACTGACAAGTTTAATTGTCCAAGGACAGTTAGATGTGTGGATGTTGTACCCTCGTGCCCTTTTACCGCACCTACTGCTAGGACGGATGAATGCTACATCTTGGGGAGATATGCTGTTTGGGTATGGGGTTTATTTGTTTTTTGTCAAGCCTGATGCAGTGCATTTGGCGTTGTTTACTGGGTTGACAGTTTCAGTGGCGACGTTATTTGTCGGCTTTAATATTTTGACAGGTAGCCTCAGCTTTTATCTGGGCAATTCCGAAGGACTGACACAACAGTGGCGAAATGCCATGCTTACCTTTAGTACCTATCCAGCGACTTTGTTTGAGGGAACCGTGAAGCTACTGCTGTACACGTTGATTCCGGCGGGATTTGTGACTTATTTGCCGATTGAGGCATTGCGATCGCTATCTTTAATTCATGCTTTCCTAGCTGTAGCTGGATCAACTACCGTGCTGTTGGTTGGTGCAGGTGTGTTTTACCACGGTTTGCGTTGCTACTCCTCAGGAAATTTGATGCAGATGCGAGGTTGA